Part of the Alphaproteobacteria bacterium SS10 genome is shown below.
GGTTGCCCGTGGTTTCTTCCGTCAGGGTCTGATCGATCAGTGACTGCAGCTGATCAGGCAGTTCTGGGATGTCGGTCGCCAGGTCGTCGATATTCGCGCCCTGCCACATGATGATCGCAACGGGGATCAACAGCACCGCCAGGCCAATCATGATCGAGGCCGCACCAGGCAAACGTCGTTCCAGGGTTGGGGTTGGGAAGCTGTAATGTGGTTGTTGGGTAAGGCCCTTAGCTTCTTCCCGCCATTGATCCTCAAGCGCTTGCGGGTCGAGGTCGAGGAACTTCGCGTAGCTGCGAACAAAGCCGATTGAGTAGATGCCACCGGGCAGGGCGCTGTGGTCATCCTGCTCCAATGAATCCAGCAGGGCGCGACGAATACGGGTGGCGTCCGCCGCTTGTTCAAGGGTCGCTGATTTGGCCAGCCGGGCAGATTTTAGTTGGCTGCCAACTGATGGCTGCGCAGGTGCGTCGGGCGCATCATCTGTGGCACCGTCCTCAACCTTATCATCTGCTTGTTCAGACATGCTGCTTTTCATCCGGGCTGGTACTTTGCGCGGCAACGATAAATTGGCGCAAGAAACC
Proteins encoded:
- a CDS encoding helix-turn-helix domain-containing protein, whose translation is MSEQADDKVEDGATDDAPDAPAQPSVGSQLKSARLAKSATLEQAADATRIRRALLDSLEQDDHSALPGGIYSIGFVRSYAKFLDLDPQALEDQWREEAKGLTQQPHYSFPTPTLERRLPGAASIMIGLAVLLIPVAIIMWQGANIDDLATDIPELPDQLQSLIDQTLTEETTGNPDAALNTVIAATGQPDGSAGAIAANASEQAAEQQAAVSLAEALETFGTTADQSDISLTATGDVWVQIRDQSSGDIAFTRVLKSGDRYFVPRSDGLILTVGDAGALTYTSGETTRALGRPGQVIRDIPLNAEGLATASR